A single genomic interval of Acidobacteriota bacterium harbors:
- a CDS encoding adenine phosphoribosyltransferase, with the protein MNAEELKKIIRDVPDFPKKGIIFKDITTLLKDRKAFKSAVDMMVDYYRGKDIDKVVGIESRGFIFASVVAYQLNAGFIPVRKPGKLPATVERMTYQLEYGEDTLEIHKDAVIPGERVVLIDDLIATGGSAQAVIKLIEKMGGIIVGAGFLVELEFLNGREKLNEYDVFTIIKY; encoded by the coding sequence ATGAATGCAGAAGAGTTGAAAAAAATAATTAGAGATGTGCCAGATTTTCCTAAAAAAGGAATAATTTTTAAAGATATTACAACACTTTTAAAGGACAGAAAAGCATTTAAATCAGCAGTGGATATGATGGTTGATTATTATCGAGGAAAAGATATAGATAAAGTAGTTGGGATTGAATCAAGAGGATTTATATTCGCTTCAGTTGTAGCATATCAGCTTAATGCTGGCTTTATTCCGGTGAGAAAGCCAGGAAAACTTCCAGCAACAGTAGAAAGAATGACATATCAACTTGAGTATGGCGAAGATACCCTTGAGATTCATAAAGATGCGGTCATTCCAGGTGAGAGGGTTGTTCTTATAGATGATTTAATAGCAACAGGTGGTTCAGCCCAGGCTGTTATAAAGCTTATCGAAAAAATGGGTGGGATAATTGTCGGAGCTGGTTTTCTCGTCGAACTGGAATTTCTAAATGGAAGGGAAAAGCTAAATGAATATGATGTGTTTACTATAATTAAATATTGA
- a CDS encoding ATP-binding protein: MNKKSLFFVVFFIILAIILTLLNDSISKKKSEAYKEGKISFLREKKKEIEKEFSRIKEDISLRSKYISRILSSKEIFDGSNINRERIINVLKDLKFDEYKEGISIFDSQNKMVLWYGKICELDESLVFNRSESEHLSKEGSSIFIVSIRKLKKDSNYHYAYFRQIAFLPSIKSLYLKEYDFLEKFSNVDYKVQYLDYREDKNDINRFFISKKDEYVSKLSDETISLIFPLRSERGEIFSILGLNSFSSQFIFSQTKEKIALISNLFLFLSFSILAVFLLRKVLKGNRKYLWGIFLIVLLWLIRFQFLSVLNLRIIRNSFIIFNSQDISMYFPLGLLKSPFDVFFSSLIFFLTAMIIFYFLKEHLLSERVYSLNRFFSVISGILLSLVIVFLLIIFQKFLEKVFFNSHFDFFYLSLNPSKILVELGIFLIFFSFIFVSAFIFLLIKKFVRSLSINLVLWFILIFVLYYPLKKIGVSLPLIPSIAIYFMIGIASFNLEWVKKKYFLVISIAIISIFLFFSMDHYLNKSNRVFLENTIIPLILNQKNWGEFILEESLTDINKKENEIKNNILSFRDEEYAKSLWSKTTASKLNWPSALEIVDDRGNVLSRFSLNLPYLSSGRIVDNIGESWISREMDLKFFNKSRAILVGFKGINEKERTIGRVIFYLSIDFDTIPILYSENIYFRILRAESFFPTFYTRKDFGIAVYDKNGIILYNPERINFNLTENLIQRIRDEQPVWSSFSDSNVFYHAVFFSGENRIYSIFYPIESIKSYFLNFWSFTLIFILFTVILIGLYSFLFEKRKEKLIYKNLTFSQKVYLAFVLVAIFPFLMFSIFTREYLESLFLDQFRTRAISHLNTASGIFHEFLSLEREDTEEIPNDLILWINSLISRDINLYYKGKILASSRSELFSTGILPERIDGEIYQNLYYSKTPFFFKKEKIGSLFYFTVSSMISYQSEEYVLSLPLVFEIGEVKMASTNFLEFISFISTLILVVSFIIVNYFRKIIIKPILILLLGIKEVGRGNLEVRIKTKSRDEIKSLIDGFNSMVMDLKRKQEEISEMSKKAAWAEMARKAAHEIKNPLTPIRLSAEHILKACKDREDLDALGEVVEKSVNYIIKEVERLREISQEFLTYSQEKPLNLELTDVKLLISKMIEPYRLLLSEKIKFETDFEEVPDIMIDRKKIETAFRNLLINSIQAIERDGKIAIKIKADEQSLIIEIKDNGKGIPEDYLSRIFEPYFSTKDLGTGLGLPIAKKYVEEHGGRIEIESKKGIGTKVKIFLPPYKKNS; encoded by the coding sequence ATGAATAAGAAATCATTATTTTTTGTTGTATTTTTCATAATTTTAGCAATAATTTTAACTTTGCTGAATGATTCAATTTCGAAGAAAAAAAGCGAAGCTTATAAAGAAGGAAAAATAAGCTTTCTGAGAGAGAAGAAAAAAGAAATTGAGAAAGAGTTCAGTAGGATTAAAGAAGATATTTCTTTGCGATCTAAATATATATCCAGAATTTTATCCTCAAAAGAGATTTTCGATGGAAGCAATATAAATAGGGAAAGGATAATCAATGTATTAAAAGATTTAAAATTTGATGAATACAAAGAAGGAATTTCAATTTTTGATAGCCAGAACAAAATGGTTTTGTGGTATGGCAAGATATGTGAACTTGATGAGAGTCTTGTATTTAATAGATCTGAGTCAGAACATTTAAGTAAAGAAGGCTCTTCTATATTCATAGTATCCATTAGAAAACTTAAGAAAGATTCTAATTACCATTATGCTTATTTCAGACAGATAGCATTTCTTCCCTCAATAAAGAGTCTCTACTTAAAAGAGTATGATTTTCTTGAGAAATTCTCTAATGTAGATTATAAAGTTCAATATTTAGACTACAGGGAAGATAAAAACGATATAAATAGATTTTTTATATCAAAGAAGGATGAATATGTATCAAAATTATCTGATGAAACTATCTCATTGATTTTCCCGTTAAGATCAGAAAGGGGAGAGATTTTTTCAATATTGGGCTTAAATTCATTCAGTTCTCAGTTCATTTTCAGTCAAACGAAAGAAAAAATTGCCTTAATTTCTAATCTATTTTTATTTTTATCATTTTCGATTCTTGCAGTTTTTTTGCTGAGAAAGGTCTTGAAAGGAAATAGAAAATATCTATGGGGGATATTTTTAATAGTTTTATTATGGCTGATCAGGTTTCAATTCCTTTCTGTATTAAACTTAAGGATAATCAGAAACTCCTTTATTATTTTTAATTCACAGGATATTTCAATGTATTTTCCATTGGGACTTCTAAAATCGCCCTTTGATGTATTTTTTTCCTCTTTGATTTTCTTCTTAACTGCCATGATTATTTTTTACTTTTTAAAGGAACATCTCCTTTCGGAAAGAGTTTATTCTCTGAATAGATTTTTTTCTGTTATTTCTGGCATTCTCCTCTCTTTAGTGATTGTTTTTCTTTTAATTATCTTTCAAAAATTTTTAGAAAAAGTATTTTTCAATTCTCACTTTGATTTTTTTTATTTATCCTTAAATCCATCTAAAATTTTAGTTGAACTTGGTATATTTTTAATTTTTTTCTCTTTTATATTCGTTTCAGCTTTTATATTTCTGCTGATAAAGAAATTTGTTCGTTCTCTCTCAATAAATTTAGTTTTATGGTTTATTCTGATTTTTGTTCTTTATTATCCATTGAAGAAAATTGGAGTTTCTCTTCCATTAATTCCTTCAATTGCAATTTATTTTATGATAGGAATTGCCTCATTTAATTTGGAATGGGTCAAGAAAAAATATTTTTTAGTTATTTCAATCGCTATTATTTCTATATTTCTTTTCTTCTCAATGGATCATTATCTAAATAAATCTAATAGAGTTTTTTTGGAGAATACAATCATTCCACTAATTTTAAATCAAAAGAACTGGGGAGAATTTATATTAGAAGAATCCTTAACGGATATCAACAAAAAAGAAAATGAAATTAAAAATAATATTTTAAGTTTTAGAGATGAAGAATATGCAAAAAGTTTATGGTCAAAAACCACTGCTTCCAAACTTAATTGGCCTTCTGCATTAGAAATAGTAGATGATAGAGGAAATGTTCTATCAAGATTTTCATTGAACCTTCCATATCTTTCTTCCGGAAGGATTGTTGATAATATAGGTGAATCATGGATTTCAAGAGAAATGGACCTTAAATTTTTTAATAAATCGAGGGCTATTCTTGTGGGATTCAAAGGGATTAACGAAAAAGAAAGAACTATTGGAAGGGTAATTTTTTATCTTTCCATTGATTTTGATACAATTCCGATTCTTTATTCAGAGAATATCTATTTCAGAATTCTTCGCGCAGAATCTTTCTTTCCGACTTTTTATACCAGAAAAGATTTCGGGATTGCAGTTTATGATAAAAACGGAATTATTTTATACAATCCTGAAAGAATTAATTTCAATCTGACAGAAAACTTAATTCAAAGGATTAGAGATGAGCAACCTGTATGGAGTTCTTTTTCCGATTCAAATGTATTTTATCATGCTGTATTTTTCAGCGGAGAAAATCGAATTTATTCGATTTTTTATCCGATAGAATCAATTAAATCTTATTTTTTAAATTTCTGGAGTTTTACCCTTATTTTTATATTATTTACTGTTATCCTAATTGGCCTATATTCTTTTTTATTTGAAAAAAGAAAAGAAAAATTAATCTATAAAAATTTAACATTCTCTCAGAAAGTTTATTTAGCCTTTGTTCTCGTTGCTATATTTCCTTTTTTGATGTTTTCTATTTTTACAAGGGAATATCTTGAGAGCCTTTTCCTTGACCAGTTCAGGACGAGGGCAATCAGTCATTTAAACACTGCATCGGGAATCTTTCATGAATTTCTTTCCCTCGAGAGGGAAGATACAGAAGAAATTCCAAATGATTTAATTCTATGGATTAATTCACTAATTTCAAGGGACATCAATCTTTATTATAAGGGAAAAATACTCGCTTCTTCACGGAGCGAACTTTTTTCAACAGGGATTCTCCCCGAGAGAATTGATGGAGAAATTTATCAAAATTTGTATTATTCAAAAACCCCGTTTTTCTTTAAAAAAGAAAAAATAGGAAGTCTTTTTTATTTTACAGTATCTTCTATGATTTCTTACCAGAGTGAGGAATATGTATTATCTCTTCCTCTTGTTTTTGAAATTGGCGAAGTTAAGATGGCTTCCACTAATTTTTTAGAATTCATTTCATTCATCTCGACTCTTATTCTGGTTGTATCTTTTATTATTGTGAACTATTTCAGAAAGATTATAATTAAGCCGATTTTAATCCTTTTATTAGGCATTAAAGAAGTTGGTAGAGGGAATCTTGAGGTAAGGATAAAAACAAAATCAAGGGATGAAATAAAAAGTCTTATCGATGGATTCAATTCAATGGTGATGGATTTGAAAAGAAAGCAGGAAGAAATTTCTGAGATGAGTAAAAAAGCTGCATGGGCTGAAATGGCCAGAAAAGCTGCTCATGAAATAAAGAATCCCCTTACACCCATCAGGTTATCTGCTGAACATATTTTGAAGGCTTGTAAAGATAGGGAGGATTTAGATGCTCTTGGAGAGGTCGTGGAGAAATCCGTAAATTATATAATTAAAGAAGTTGAAAGATTAAGAGAAATTTCTCAGGAATTTTTGACGTATTCTCAGGAAAAGCCATTGAATTTAGAACTGACAGATGTAAAACTTCTTATCTCAAAAATGATTGAACCTTATAGATTACTGCTTTCAGAAAAGATAAAATTTGAAACAGATTTTGAGGAAGTTCCAGACATAATGATAGATAGAAAGAAAATTGAAACTGCATTCAGAAATTTACTAATTAATTCAATTCAGGCGATAGAAAGAGATGGGAAAATAGCTATAAAGATAAAAGCAGATGAACAGAGCTTGATCATTGAAATAAAAGATAATGGAAAGGGGATTCCTGAAGATTATTTATCTCGCATTTTTGAACCATACTTTTCTACAAAAGATTTGGGAACTGGTCTTGGACTTCCTATTGCAAAGAAGTACGTAGAGGAACATGGAGGGAGAATAGAAATTGAAAGTAAAAAAGGAATCGGCACAAAAGTTAAAATTTTTCTTCCCCCCTACAAAAAAAATTCTTGA
- a CDS encoding M23 family metallopeptidase, which yields MRKKFYTFMFIPQAKGKFKKFTFSSKFLKVILSFLSIVFIFISYIIVDWTLVRFEKREIQKLRNENLTQKKTISELGSTIELLNKEIKFFKTYAEKLNGIAGLESPYALREVGGIGGGGYDSGKSPKTSVEETAQTQSIILEKAISLKDQAMQIEGNLKLLYKYFKDQALLLASTPSIWPTRGYITAVFGMRTDPFTGKRDFHPGIDISTQIGNNVIAPADGLVLVSEYRLGYGNIIILDHGFGYTTIYAHLSKSIVKEGKRVKRYDVIGYVGSTGKSTGAHLHYEVRKHNKPQNPINFILEDIWID from the coding sequence ATGAGGAAGAAATTTTACACATTTATGTTCATTCCTCAAGCAAAAGGGAAATTTAAAAAATTTACTTTTTCATCAAAATTTTTAAAAGTTATCTTATCCTTTTTATCCATAGTATTTATTTTTATTTCTTATATTATCGTAGACTGGACATTAGTTCGTTTTGAAAAAAGGGAAATTCAAAAATTGCGAAATGAAAATTTAACACAAAAGAAAACAATTTCTGAACTGGGTTCAACAATAGAACTTTTGAATAAAGAGATAAAGTTTTTTAAAACATATGCGGAAAAACTGAATGGGATAGCTGGCTTAGAATCTCCGTATGCTCTAAGAGAGGTGGGAGGAATTGGAGGTGGGGGATACGATTCCGGAAAAAGCCCTAAGACAAGTGTAGAAGAAACTGCTCAAACTCAGAGCATAATTTTGGAGAAAGCGATTTCTCTAAAAGACCAGGCAATGCAAATCGAAGGAAACTTAAAATTATTATATAAATATTTTAAAGACCAGGCCCTTTTATTAGCTTCTACTCCTTCAATTTGGCCAACAAGAGGGTACATAACTGCAGTTTTTGGAATGAGAACAGACCCATTTACCGGGAAGAGAGATTTTCATCCTGGAATAGATATTTCAACTCAGATAGGGAATAATGTGATTGCTCCAGCTGATGGGCTTGTCCTTGTTTCTGAATACAGACTTGGATATGGAAATATTATCATTTTAGACCATGGATTTGGGTATACAACGATTTATGCCCATTTATCAAAATCAATTGTAAAAGAGGGAAAGAGAGTAAAAAGATACGATGTTATCGGCTATGTGGGAAGTACAGGGAAAAGCACAGGAGCTCATCTTCATTATGAAGTTAGAAAGCATAATAAACCTCAAAATCCCATCAATTTTATTCTTGAAGATATCTGGATAGATTGA
- the fmt gene encoding methionyl-tRNA formyltransferase, protein MKLIFFGSDNISVPFFHILIHKGYKIELLITQTGKKAGRHLKEVQPLVKEIADSFNIPVHQTEKLKEDEFAYNLIRKIDPDLGAIASFGQIVPKRIIDLPKKGIINLHLSLLPKYRGAAPVQWAIIKGEKKTGVTVFFINENLDEGDIILQQEIEIHESENAYQLENHLIEVGKKLLIDAIDKIEKGIFTTIKQNHSEATYAPKLKKEDGNLNWNLTSIEIDRYVRALIEWPGTYTYFRKKMLKISRGIPEKIVFNNSPGTISKIDKNGIYVSCGLNTTYILTEVQLEGKKKIDAYSFSLGARITPGEVFSQSL, encoded by the coding sequence ATGAAATTGATTTTTTTTGGAAGTGACAATATTTCTGTGCCTTTTTTCCATATCCTCATCCATAAAGGTTATAAAATCGAACTTCTTATCACACAAACAGGGAAAAAAGCTGGAAGACACTTGAAAGAAGTCCAACCTCTTGTAAAAGAAATTGCTGATTCATTTAACATTCCTGTGCATCAAACAGAAAAATTAAAAGAAGATGAATTTGCTTACAATTTAATTAGAAAAATCGACCCCGACTTAGGAGCGATTGCTTCATTTGGACAAATTGTTCCCAAAAGGATAATTGACCTCCCAAAAAAGGGAATCATCAATCTCCATTTATCTTTACTTCCTAAATATCGAGGAGCAGCGCCCGTTCAGTGGGCTATTATTAAAGGAGAAAAGAAGACGGGGGTTACAGTATTTTTTATCAATGAAAACTTGGATGAAGGCGATATAATTTTACAGCAAGAAATTGAAATTCATGAATCAGAAAATGCTTATCAACTTGAAAATCACCTGATCGAGGTGGGAAAAAAACTTTTAATAGATGCCATTGACAAAATCGAGAAGGGAATTTTTACCACGATAAAACAGAACCATTCAGAAGCTACTTATGCTCCAAAATTAAAAAAGGAAGACGGAAATTTAAATTGGAATTTAACTTCCATAGAGATAGATAGATATGTAAGAGCATTAATTGAGTGGCCTGGAACTTATACTTATTTTAGAAAAAAAATGTTAAAAATCTCAAGAGGAATACCTGAAAAAATCGTTTTTAATAACTCACCAGGAACCATATCAAAAATAGATAAAAATGGAATCTATGTTTCCTGTGGACTAAATACAACTTATATTTTGACTGAAGTTCAGCTGGAAGGAAAGAAAAAAATAGATGCCTATTCTTTCTCTCTGGGAGCTCGAATTACTCCAGGAGAGGTATTTTCTCAGAGTTTGTAA
- the def gene encoding peptide deformylase, translating to MEKVEIRKWGDPILHQRSNEISIIDGRIISLSQKMIEAMHENSGIGLAAPQIGISERLIVIDIWNKEKPDEIIILANPELLEAKGESILEEGCLSVPEIKEEVKRPQKVLIKGIGLDEKEKIIEATDILARVFCHEIDHLNGKFFIDHLSLLKRQLIKRKLRKILNPSDYYHRKK from the coding sequence ATGGAAAAAGTTGAAATTAGAAAATGGGGAGACCCGATACTTCATCAAAGGTCCAATGAAATTTCAATAATTGATGGTAGAATAATTTCTCTCTCTCAAAAGATGATTGAAGCAATGCATGAAAATTCAGGAATAGGGCTTGCTGCACCTCAAATAGGAATAAGTGAAAGATTGATAGTTATAGATATATGGAATAAAGAAAAACCCGATGAAATAATTATTCTGGCAAATCCGGAATTGCTTGAAGCCAAAGGAGAATCTATTCTGGAAGAGGGGTGTCTTAGTGTTCCTGAGATAAAAGAAGAAGTAAAAAGACCCCAAAAAGTCCTCATAAAAGGAATCGGACTTGACGAAAAAGAAAAGATAATCGAAGCCACTGACATCCTCGCAAGGGTTTTTTGTCATGAGATTGACCATTTAAATGGAAAATTTTTTATCGATCACCTCTCCCTTCTTAAAAGACAGCTAATAAAAAGAAAATTAAGAAAAATTCTCAATCCGTCTGATTATTATCATAGAAAAAAATAA
- a CDS encoding AAA family ATPase — translation MEKKKLNIPIIHIIGLPGAGKTTLGEKLSNKFKIPIYRIGEYRSKFPVSIIGEADAWLALFQNLSRKKWKNCILETTGLNCRESFLKAAFPFSQIVKIKLEARKSVLYTRLRKKKKNEQGGKWLFSTEYRDKFEFVKKLFKEFEKIHADIKINTNELKPAEVYKIALEELKKLMIV, via the coding sequence ATGGAGAAGAAAAAACTAAATATCCCTATTATCCATATTATTGGTTTACCTGGTGCAGGAAAGACCACACTCGGAGAAAAACTATCAAATAAGTTTAAAATTCCTATCTATCGGATAGGAGAATACCGTTCTAAATTCCCAGTATCAATTATCGGAGAGGCGGATGCATGGTTAGCTTTGTTTCAGAATTTATCAAGAAAAAAATGGAAAAATTGTATTCTTGAAACTACTGGATTGAATTGCAGAGAATCATTCTTAAAGGCAGCTTTTCCGTTTTCTCAAATTGTAAAAATAAAATTGGAAGCCCGAAAAAGCGTTCTTTATACAAGACTCAGAAAGAAAAAGAAAAACGAGCAGGGCGGTAAGTGGCTATTCAGCACAGAATATCGTGATAAATTTGAATTTGTGAAAAAGTTATTCAAAGAGTTCGAGAAGATACATGCAGATATCAAGATTAACACCAATGAACTTAAACCAGCAGAAGTATATAAAATTGCTTTAGAAGAATTAAAAAAATTAATGATAGTTTAG